Proteins encoded within one genomic window of Candidatus Thiodiazotropha endoloripes:
- the iscA gene encoding iron-sulfur cluster assembly protein IscA, whose protein sequence is MGITITEAAAQRVQNFLTNRGKGIGIRLGVRTSGCSGMAYEMEFVDEIHDDDQVFEDRGVKVIIDEKSLVYLDGTEVDYAREGLNEGFKFNNPNASGECGCGESFTV, encoded by the coding sequence ATGGGTATCACGATCACAGAAGCCGCCGCACAGCGTGTACAGAACTTCCTCACCAATCGGGGGAAGGGAATCGGCATTCGTCTGGGTGTCCGCACCTCAGGTTGCTCCGGCATGGCTTACGAAATGGAGTTCGTCGATGAAATACACGATGATGACCAGGTGTTTGAAGACCGGGGAGTGAAGGTCATCATCGATGAGAAAAGCCTGGTCTATCTGGATGGCACCGAGGTGGATTATGCCCGGGAGGGGTTGAACGAAGGCTTCAAGTTCAACAATCCCAACGCCAGTGGCGAATGTGGTTGCGGTGAAAGTTTCACGGTTTAG